A DNA window from Tamandua tetradactyla isolate mTamTet1 chromosome 22, mTamTet1.pri, whole genome shotgun sequence contains the following coding sequences:
- the LOC143665948 gene encoding olfactory receptor 14C36-like — translation MPNSSMVTEFLLARFSDVWEFRALHAMLFLLMYLGTLMGNFLIITVTIFDKKLHTPMYFFLMNLSVLDMCYISVTVPKACVIFLIDNRMISIVGCAAQVFFVYLCACTELLFLTIMAHDRYVAICQPLHYPVIMNPQVCVRLMLASVFSGVVFAGLHTGYTFHLSFCQSNVVHQFFCEVPSLWMLSCSDTLSNEILNVISVVVVPGGCFAFITMSYIHIFSTVLKFPNSRDRKKAFSTCVPHILVVTIFISSIATVYMQPTSHSPTLQGKITSVFYSIVPPFVNPIIYSLRNKQIKESLKRLTNKKNFIEETDRLILLCYSC, via the coding sequence ATGCCCAACTCCAGTATGGTGACTGAATTCCTACTTGCAAGATTTTCTGATGTTTGGGAGTTCAGAGCCCTGCACGCCATGCTATTCCTATTGATGTACTTGGGAACCCTGATGGGCAACTTCCTAATCATCACCGTAACTATCTTTGACAAGAaacttcacacccccatgtatttcttccttatgAATCTATCTGTTTTGGACATGTGTTACATTTCTGTCACTGTACCCAAGGCCTGCGTCATCTTCCTGATTGACAACAGGATGATCTCCATTGTAGGATGTGCAGCTCAGGTCTtctttgtgtatttgtgtgcttgtACAGAGCTGCTATTCCTCACTATCATGGCCCATGATcgttatgtggccatctgtcaGCCCCTTCACTACCCTGTGATCATGAATCCTCAAGTCTGTGTCCGGTTGATGCTGGCCTCAGTATTCAGTGGTGTGGTCTTTGCAGGATTACACACTGGCTACACATTCCACCTGTCCTTCTGTCAGTCCAATGTAGTCCATCAGTTCTTCTGTGAAGTCCCCTCTCTATGGATGCTCTCCTGTTCTGACACTTTaagcaatgaaattttaaatgttatctcTGTAGTGGTGGTCCCTGGGGGCTGCTTTGCCTTCATCACCATGTCttatattcacatattttctaCTGTGCTCAAGTTTCCAAATAGTAGAGACCGAAAGAAAGCATTTTCCACCTGTGTCCCTCATATTCTTGTGGTGACCATCTTTATCAGCTCAATTGCTACTGTTTACATGCAGCCAACCTCCCATTCTCCCACACTTCAAGGCAAAATTACTTCTGTGTTCTATTCTATAGTCCCTCCTTTTGTGAATCCTATCATCTATAGTCTtagaaacaagcaaataaaagagtCACTAAAGAGacttacaaacaaaaaaaacttcattGAGGAAACTGATAGACTAATTCTTTTGTGTTACTCTTGTTGA